The window AGAATATTTAATCTATTTCCTTGATTAAATATGAGTTAACATTGTCATTATTGATAATTTATTTAGTCAAAAACAATTAGAAAAAACTATTTAAATTCATTATTATTTACTTAATATTTTTATTAAAAGACAAGTATTCTATAACAATATAATCAAAAAAAACTGACGAAGAAAAATTCTCGTCAGTTTCTAACCTTCTTATTTAGCTGATTCAACAAACTCAGCAGATTTTTCTCCAGCTTGACGACCAAAGATAATGATCTCTGCAACAGAGTTTCCACCAATACGATTTCCACCGTGTAATCCTCCAACTACTTCACCGGCTGCAAATAGCCCAGTAATTGGTTGACCTTCTTTATTCAGCACTTCTGTATTTGTGTTAATTTTTACGCCACCCATTGTATAATGGATTCCCGGTGCAATTTTGATTGCATAATATGGACCTTTTGAAAGATCGTTATCCATACCTGTTTTTCTACCAAAATCAGCATCTGATTTCGCCGCAACATTTTCATTCCATTTTGATACAGTAGCTTCTAATGCATCACTTGGAACTGAAAGTTCTTTAGCTAAGTCAGCAATTGTTTTACCTTCTACAACAAAACCTTGTTTTTCATACTGAGCAATTGCAGTAGCTCTTTCTTTAACACCAGCATCAAAGATTAGATAGGCAAATTTATCTGGTGTTTCATTTACGGCTTTAGAAACGACATCACGTGTATCTAATTCATTTACAAAACGTTCACCTGTTGAAGATACTAAGATAGCTCCTTCACCACGAACCACTTCACCGATTAAATAAGATTTCTCTTGTTGAACAGTTGGGTGAATTTGAATTTCGTTCATATCCACTGTAGTTCCACCAGCTTTTTCAATCATTTTAATTCCATCGCCTTGGCTACCTTCTTGGTTTGTTGTTACATAACCTTTAAGATCAGGATTAATTTCACTAATCATTTCTAAGTTTGCACCAAATCCACCTGTTGTTACAACAACGGCATTTGAACTAACGGTTTTTTCATCTTTCCCATCAAACACAACTTTGACACCCGTTGTTTTTCCATCTTTTTCAATAACTTCTTTAACATCTGCATTTACAAATAATGGAATTTTTTCTTCTTGTACATTACGAACTAAACCAGCAACTAAATATTGTCCAACAGCTGAACCATCTTCTGGTCTATGTGTACGTTTTTCACTCATACCACCTGTAATTGTGATATTGTTTAAACGAATTCCTTTAGTATCTAACCAATCAATTGCGCTAGCTGAATGATCTACGAAGAAACGCAACATTTCTTTATCATTAGTACCATGTCCACCTTTTAAGGTTTCTTCATAAAATAAATCATTACTATCTTTGATTCCTTGTTCAGTTTGGAATTTTGTTTCTGAAGCATTCATTCCTGATGAAGCTTTCATTGTATTTCCACCTGCAATTGGCATTTTTTCAAAAATGACAGGGTTCATACCTTTTTCTTTTGCTTCAAGAGCGGCTGACATTCCTGCTCCACCTGCTCCAACGATAACGATATCGTATTTATCTTTAAGTTGATCTAACGCTGTATAACTAGTAGCTTCTGATGCACCAGAAAGTGTTTCAGAAGATTCTTTTTCTCCTTTTGATGATGAAGCTTTGCTTGATTCTTTATCTTTCCCACTTCCGCCACCACAACCAGCAACAACAAGTAGTACTGCACACACCATGACAAACATAGCAAAAAATCTTTTTTTCATGATCTAAAACCTCCAAGTTTTTTTGTTCGTTATTCAAAAATAAAAAGCTTTTTACATTTGTGAATTAATGAACAATTATTACTGGTTTATCATACCAGATTCCATTAACTGTCGCAATGCTAAATCACTGATTTCTGCTAGATAATTCGCTTATTTCAAAAAAATTATTCTGATTTAACCAAACATTCATACTCTTCTAATTTTTGTGAAATAAACCAACTGCTTAACTCCAAAAAGCAGATTACAAAAGAATAAGCCTATTTTGTTTGTTAACAAAACGGCTTATTTTTAAAACCAATTCTTATACATACAATAAAAAAATACTTTTGATTTAAATTTTTAAGAACCACACTCACTATTTTTTGGTATCGCTATCAATTATTCTCTTCTACCGACTTTCCAACTAAAACATAACCCAGAGTAAACGAAGTTACTAACGCTAGAGTAATTCCTAGAAGGGCATAAATAAAGTAAGGTCCAATATAAGCTGGCAAACTAAAAATACTTGATAAAATATAACCATACAATCGAACTCCGAAGAAACTAATAAATGCTGATGCTACTGAACTCCCGATTGTTGCGGCAATAAAGGCCTTTTTATATTTTGTTAAAACCCCGAACAAGGCTGGTTCTGTAATTCCTAATAAACCAGAAACTACCGCTGAAATA is drawn from Carnobacterium gallinarum DSM 4847 and contains these coding sequences:
- a CDS encoding flavocytochrome c, with the translated sequence MKKRFFAMFVMVCAVLLVVAGCGGGSGKDKESSKASSSKGEKESSETLSGASEATSYTALDQLKDKYDIVIVGAGGAGMSAALEAKEKGMNPVIFEKMPIAGGNTMKASSGMNASETKFQTEQGIKDSNDLFYEETLKGGHGTNDKEMLRFFVDHSASAIDWLDTKGIRLNNITITGGMSEKRTHRPEDGSAVGQYLVAGLVRNVQEEKIPLFVNADVKEVIEKDGKTTGVKVVFDGKDEKTVSSNAVVVTTGGFGANLEMISEINPDLKGYVTTNQEGSQGDGIKMIEKAGGTTVDMNEIQIHPTVQQEKSYLIGEVVRGEGAILVSSTGERFVNELDTRDVVSKAVNETPDKFAYLIFDAGVKERATAIAQYEKQGFVVEGKTIADLAKELSVPSDALEATVSKWNENVAAKSDADFGRKTGMDNDLSKGPYYAIKIAPGIHYTMGGVKINTNTEVLNKEGQPITGLFAAGEVVGGLHGGNRIGGNSVAEIIIFGRQAGEKSAEFVESAK